From Bradyrhizobium sp. 4:
GGCGAATTCACCGACGAGCTGGGGCGGCAAGCGTTTCTTCGGCGACGTCGAGCTGGTGCAATGGATCATGCAGTACCAGCCCTCGATGGTGATCTCGGGCCATGTGCATCAATCGCCGTTCATTACCGATGGCTCGTGGTTCGACCGGCTCGGCCAGACCTGGGTCTTCAACACCGGTTTGCAACCCGGCCGCCCGCCGACATACATCGTGCTGGACCTCGATGCCGACAGGGCGTTCTGGCTTGCGGCCGGCGAGGCGCAATGGATCGATCTTGGCGCGCCGCTTCAGCGGCCCGCCGCTCCGATCGAGGCGCCGCCCGACTGGCTCACATTCTTGGATCGGATTGCCGATCCGAACCTGGCGAGACCTCGAGCGGCGGCAGGTTGATCATGCTCTGGAGCACCTCGCCGACCATGGCCAGATGCGTGCCATGGCCGGCATATTGCTGCTTGAGATCGGCGAGATAGGTGTTGGCAACATTGAGCCGCTGCGCCAGCATCTTGGCGATCAGAATTGCCACGCCCGCCTCCTGCCTGAGGAACGAGGCGGCGTCCTCGAATTCGTAGACGACGGAATCGGAGCAGGCCCGTACGGTCGCAGTGTGCGGCTGCCCCAGCAGCACAGACATTTCACCCAGCACCGCACCGGGCTCGGTTACCGTGGCGACCACCATCTCGCCCTTGAGCACTTCGAGCTTGCCCTGCATCAGCACATAGAGATGACCGGTGGTGCCGCCTTCGGCGACGATCAGCGTGCCGGCCGCAACCTGCCGCTCCGTCCCACCGGTGCAATAATCCAGAACTGCGCGCATCCGACCAAAGCTCCGTCGCAGGGAGATACTAGGGCACGATCGGCGTCGCGCGCTTGCTCAAATTTGTGGCAAGCCGCGCACCCGCGATAGACGCTTGGCGAGATGGACCGACTGCCAGTCTCCGAGACCGGTGTCCTCGAACCCCGCTTTCTTCGCAAGGCCGCGCATCTCGGCGTTCGCGCGCGCGGTTTCGGCTGCAATCATCTCGTGACCGAGATCGCTCGCGCGCCTCTCCATCGCCGTCATCATCTGGAGGCCGACGCCCTGGCGCTGAAAGCCATCGGCAACAGAGATGGCGAAATCACCATGCCGCGCAGCCGCATCGTAGGCGTATCTGGTTTCGCCGATGATCGTGCCTTGCCCCTCCTGCCTGATCTCGGCGAGCAGGGTGAAATGACCGGGATGGCTGGTCCTGGCGACGCACTCGGCCGCGACCACGGCAATGTCCGCCCGCGCGCCCATGAAGCGCTTGTTGCGCGATGTCGCGGAGAGGCTCGTGAAATAGATCGAGAGGCTCTCGACATCGGACGCGCTGGCGGGCCTGATACGGACCGTGGCGTGGGCTTCGGCTGACTCGACAAC
This genomic window contains:
- a CDS encoding cyclic nucleotide-binding domain-containing protein — protein: MRAVLDYCTGGTERQVAAGTLIVAEGGTTGHLYVLMQGKLEVLKGEMVVATVTEPGAVLGEMSVLLGQPHTATVRACSDSVVYEFEDAASFLRQEAGVAILIAKMLAQRLNVANTYLADLKQQYAGHGTHLAMVGEVLQSMINLPPLEVSPGSDRQSDPRM
- a CDS encoding GNAT family N-acetyltransferase; this encodes MSQSLLDAVVESAEAHATVRIRPASASDVESLSIYFTSLSATSRNKRFMGARADIAVVAAECVARTSHPGHFTLLAEIRQEGQGTIIGETRYAYDAAARHGDFAISVADGFQRQGVGLQMMTAMERRASDLGHEMIAAETARANAEMRGLAKKAGFEDTGLGDWQSVHLAKRLSRVRGLPQI